Proteins found in one Microcella daejeonensis genomic segment:
- a CDS encoding fasciclin domain-containing protein, with amino-acid sequence MATIVETAVSAGSFTTLVAAVTAADLVDTLNSDGPFTVFAPTDEAFAALPEGTVEALLADIPKLTEILTFHVVAGAVHAGDITDGLAAATVNGKELHFSTADGVTVNGAKVVTADIVCDNGVIHVIDAVLLP; translated from the coding sequence ATGGCCACCATCGTCGAAACCGCCGTCTCCGCCGGCTCGTTCACCACCCTCGTCGCCGCCGTCACGGCCGCCGACCTCGTCGACACCCTCAACAGCGACGGCCCCTTCACGGTCTTCGCCCCGACCGACGAGGCCTTCGCCGCCCTCCCCGAGGGCACCGTCGAGGCCCTCCTCGCCGACATCCCCAAGCTGACCGAGATCCTCACCTTCCACGTCGTGGCCGGTGCGGTCCACGCCGGCGACATCACCGACGGCCTCGCCGCGGCGACCGTCAACGGCAAGGAGCTGCACTTCTCGACCGCCGACGGCGTCACCGTCAACGGCGCGAAGGTCGTCACGGCCGACATCGTGTGCGACAACGGCGTGATCCACGTCATCGACGCGGTGCTGCTGCCGTAG
- a CDS encoding YceI family protein: MTITAESIPGYVAGTWKLDPTHTEVGFTVRHLAISKVRGAFETVEGVVHAAEKPLDSSVEVTIDVKSINTNNKDRDQHLRSNDFFAPDEFPTMTFRSTGIRVEGDAMLLDGELTLRGVTKPVTLKGEFAGIAKDPWGATKAAANGTTVINRHDFGVSWNAPLEAGGFLLGDEVTITIDAQFALEA, from the coding sequence ATGACCATCACCGCCGAGAGCATCCCCGGGTACGTCGCCGGAACCTGGAAGCTCGACCCCACCCACACCGAGGTCGGCTTCACCGTGCGCCACCTCGCCATCAGCAAGGTGCGCGGCGCCTTCGAGACCGTCGAGGGCGTGGTGCACGCCGCCGAGAAGCCCCTCGACTCCTCCGTCGAGGTCACCATCGACGTCAAGTCGATCAACACCAACAACAAGGACCGCGACCAGCACCTGCGCAGCAACGACTTCTTCGCGCCGGACGAGTTCCCGACGATGACCTTCCGCTCCACCGGCATCCGCGTCGAGGGCGACGCGATGCTGCTCGACGGCGAGCTGACCCTGCGCGGCGTCACCAAGCCCGTCACCCTGAAGGGCGAGTTCGCCGGCATCGCGAAGGACCCGTGGGGCGCCACCAAGGCCGCCGCCAACGGCACCACGGTCATCAACCGCCACGACTTCGGCGTGAGCTGGAACGCCCCGCTCGAGGCCGGCGGCTTCCTGCTCGGCGACGAGGTCACCATCACCATCGACGCTCAGTTCGCGCTCGAGGCCTGA